Proteins co-encoded in one Bacillus infantis NRRL B-14911 genomic window:
- a CDS encoding M16 family metallopeptidase, which yields MIKKYTCQNGVRVVLENIPTVRSVAIGVWIGTGSRNEHPGNNGVSHFLEHMFFKGTKTRTAREIAESFDSIGGQVNAFTSKEYTCYYAKVLDTHSKFALDVLADMFFNSTFVDEELNKEKNVVLEEIKMYEDTPDDIVHDLLGKAIYESHPLGYPILGTEETLETFKGDTLREYMHETYTPENVVISIAGNISDSFIQEVEKLFGSYEAGKQERNQEKPVFHSNRVSRKKETEQAHLCLGYEGLPVGHKDMYSLILLNNILGGSMSSRLFQDVREQRGLAYSVFSYHSSFQDTGMVTIYGGTGAKQLDVLFETIQETLATLKRDGITEKELKNSKEQMKGSLMLSLESTNSRMSRNGKNELLLGRHRSLDEIVEQIDKVSEAGVNEMANSIFSDQFSVSLISPDGVLPKNLA from the coding sequence TTGATAAAGAAATATACATGCCAAAATGGTGTAAGAGTAGTTCTGGAAAATATACCGACGGTCCGTTCAGTTGCAATCGGTGTCTGGATCGGGACCGGTTCAAGGAATGAGCATCCCGGCAATAACGGAGTTTCTCATTTTCTGGAGCATATGTTCTTTAAAGGGACAAAAACAAGGACAGCCAGGGAGATAGCAGAATCCTTTGACAGCATTGGCGGCCAGGTTAATGCATTCACATCAAAGGAATACACATGCTATTATGCCAAGGTCCTTGATACACACTCTAAATTTGCACTTGATGTACTGGCCGATATGTTCTTTAATTCCACCTTTGTGGATGAAGAATTAAATAAAGAGAAAAATGTTGTGCTCGAGGAAATCAAGATGTATGAAGATACGCCAGATGATATCGTCCATGATCTTCTCGGCAAGGCTATATATGAGAGCCATCCGCTTGGCTATCCGATCCTCGGGACTGAGGAAACATTGGAGACCTTTAAAGGGGACACATTAAGGGAGTACATGCATGAAACTTATACGCCTGAAAATGTTGTCATCTCCATTGCCGGCAATATCTCCGATTCTTTCATCCAGGAAGTGGAGAAGCTGTTCGGCTCCTATGAAGCCGGAAAGCAGGAAAGAAATCAGGAAAAGCCTGTTTTTCACTCAAACCGGGTCTCACGGAAAAAAGAGACTGAACAGGCTCATCTATGCTTAGGCTATGAAGGGCTTCCAGTCGGCCATAAAGATATGTACAGCCTGATTCTTCTGAACAATATCCTTGGCGGAAGCATGAGCAGCCGCCTGTTCCAGGACGTTAGAGAACAAAGAGGACTGGCATACTCTGTCTTTTCTTATCACTCTTCATTCCAGGATACGGGAATGGTTACGATTTACGGCGGAACCGGAGCCAAGCAGCTGGATGTACTGTTTGAAACAATCCAGGAAACGCTTGCTACATTGAAGAGGGATGGCATCACTGAGAAAGAGCTGAAAAACAGCAAGGAACAGATGAAGGGAAGCCTGATGCTGAGCCTTGAAAGCACAAACAGCCGCATGAGCCGCAATGGCAAGAACGAACTGCTGCTCGGAAGGCACCGTTCACTCGATGAGATAGTCGAACAAATTGATAAAGTCTCAGAAGCGGGAGTCAACGAAATGGCAAACTCCATCTTCTCAGACCAATTCTCTGTTTCATTGATCAGCCCTGACGGCGTACTGCCAAAGAATCTGGCTTAA
- a CDS encoding YlmC/YmxH family sporulation protein — protein MRLSELSGKEIVDAKKAERLGVLGQTDLEINEKDGQIKALLIPSLKWFGLKRQGGEITVPWQHIKKIGNDMIIIDMPDDDS, from the coding sequence GTGAGACTCAGTGAGCTGAGCGGGAAGGAAATAGTTGATGCGAAAAAAGCTGAGCGCCTCGGAGTGCTGGGCCAGACTGACCTTGAAATAAATGAAAAGGACGGACAAATCAAGGCCCTCCTCATTCCGTCGCTGAAATGGTTCGGCCTGAAGCGTCAGGGAGGGGAAATTACAGTGCCCTGGCAGCATATCAAGAAAATCGGCAATGATATGATTATCATTGATATGCCTGATGATGACAGCTGA
- the dpaA gene encoding dipicolinic acid synthetase subunit A encodes MLTGMQIAVMGGDARQLEIIRKLTELDARLLLIGFEQLDHAFTGASKEKVDEVDFSALDSIILPVPGTNLEGQVETIFSNEKVFLTEDMIAQTQPHCTIYSGITNSYLDAITSQNDRRLVQLFERDDIAIYNSIPTVEGTIMMAIQHTDFTIHGSNVVVLGLGRVGMSVARTFHSLGAKVKVGARKSEHIARITEMGLTPFHLDDIQSFVKDTDICINTIPHLIVSASVISKMPVHTLIIDLASKPGGTDFRYAEKRGIKALLAPGLPGIVAPKTAGQILANVLALLLADDFQNKRGQYHDA; translated from the coding sequence ATGCTGACAGGGATGCAAATAGCAGTGATGGGCGGGGATGCCCGGCAGCTGGAGATCATCAGGAAGCTGACAGAACTGGATGCCAGGCTCTTGCTGATTGGCTTTGAGCAGCTGGATCATGCTTTTACCGGAGCATCGAAGGAGAAAGTGGATGAAGTAGATTTTTCAGCTCTGGATAGCATAATCCTGCCTGTGCCAGGCACCAATCTGGAAGGGCAGGTTGAGACTATATTTTCAAATGAGAAAGTGTTTTTAACAGAAGATATGATCGCCCAAACACAGCCGCACTGCACCATATATTCCGGCATTACAAATTCCTATCTGGATGCTATCACCAGTCAGAATGACAGAAGGCTGGTGCAGCTGTTTGAGAGGGACGACATTGCCATCTATAATTCGATTCCGACTGTTGAAGGGACGATCATGATGGCCATCCAGCACACTGATTTTACCATTCACGGATCCAATGTGGTGGTGCTTGGCCTGGGCAGAGTCGGTATGAGTGTGGCAAGAACCTTTCACTCTTTAGGGGCAAAGGTAAAGGTTGGCGCAAGAAAAAGCGAGCATATTGCGAGAATTACTGAAATGGGGCTCACTCCGTTCCATTTGGATGATATTCAGTCATTTGTCAAAGATACGGACATTTGCATTAACACCATACCGCATCTGATTGTCAGTGCTTCGGTCATCAGCAAGATGCCGGTCCATACCTTGATCATTGATCTGGCATCAAAGCCTGGCGGGACAGATTTCCGCTATGCCGAAAAGAGGGGCATCAAGGCATTGCTGGCCCCGGGACTTCCAGGAATCGTTGCCCCGAAAACAGCAGGGCAGATTCTGGCCAATGTGCTGGCCCTTCTGCTGGCCGATGACTTTCAAAATAAAAGGGGGCAATACCATGACGCTTAA
- a CDS encoding dipicolinate synthase subunit B, whose amino-acid sequence MTLKGKKIGFGLTGSHCTYDAVFPEIEKLVNAGAEVLPVVTGTVQNTETRFGAGEDWIARIENLTGNKVIDSIVKAEPLGPKIPLDCMVIAPLTGNSMSKFANAMTDSPVLMAAKATLRNQSPVVVGISTNDALGLNGMNLMRLMAVKNIYFIPFGQDDPVKKPNSMVARMTLLSETIEAAITGKQLQPVIVERYKDGN is encoded by the coding sequence ATGACGCTTAAAGGTAAAAAGATCGGGTTTGGCCTTACTGGTTCACATTGTACTTATGATGCTGTATTCCCTGAGATTGAAAAGCTTGTCAATGCAGGAGCAGAGGTGCTCCCGGTTGTCACCGGCACTGTTCAGAATACTGAAACGAGATTTGGAGCGGGGGAGGATTGGATTGCGAGAATCGAGAACCTGACTGGCAATAAGGTGATTGATTCAATTGTAAAGGCAGAACCCCTCGGACCGAAGATACCGCTGGACTGCATGGTCATTGCGCCATTGACAGGAAACTCCATGAGCAAGTTCGCCAATGCGATGACAGATTCCCCGGTCCTGATGGCGGCAAAGGCAACGCTCAGGAATCAGAGTCCTGTTGTAGTCGGCATCTCCACAAATGATGCCCTTGGGCTGAACGGAATGAATCTGATGAGGCTGATGGCAGTGAAGAATATTTACTTCATCCCATTCGGACAGGATGATCCAGTTAAGAAGCCCAATTCCATGGTTGCCAGAATGACCCTGCTTTCAGAAACGATTGAAGCGGCCATCACGGGAAAACAGCTCCAGCCGGTCATTGTTGAACGCTATAAAGACGGCAACTGA
- the asd gene encoding aspartate-semialdehyde dehydrogenase produces the protein MENKKGFHVAVVGATGAVGQQMLQTLESRDFPVSKLTLLSSARSAGTKVSYKGNEYIVEEAKPESFAGVDIALFSAGGGVSKELAPHAVEHGAIVVDNTSAFRMSENVPLVVPEVNEEDLKKHNGIIANPNCSTIQMVAALEPLRKKHGLSKVIVSTYQAVSGSGAAAVEELYSQTKAIINNEEHEPKILPVKGDKKHYQIAFNAIPQIDMFQDNGFTFEEMKMINETKKIMDMPDLQVAATCVRLPVATGHSESVYFELEAGGVDAQEIKDILKDAPGVVLQDDPENQIYPMPADCVGKNDIFVGRIRKDLDNDKGFHMWVVSDNLLKGAAWNSVQIAESLIKLELVK, from the coding sequence ATGGAGAACAAAAAAGGATTTCACGTTGCAGTCGTCGGAGCTACCGGAGCTGTTGGACAGCAGATGCTGCAGACTTTAGAAAGCAGAGATTTCCCTGTATCGAAATTAACTTTACTATCTTCTGCCCGCTCAGCCGGCACAAAGGTAAGTTATAAAGGAAATGAATATATAGTGGAAGAAGCGAAGCCGGAGAGCTTTGCCGGTGTAGATATCGCATTATTCTCAGCAGGCGGCGGCGTTTCAAAAGAGCTCGCTCCGCATGCTGTTGAGCATGGCGCCATTGTGGTTGATAATACAAGCGCATTCCGCATGTCGGAAAACGTGCCGCTCGTTGTCCCTGAGGTGAATGAAGAAGACCTTAAAAAGCATAATGGGATTATCGCCAATCCGAACTGCTCTACCATTCAGATGGTTGCAGCCCTTGAACCGCTGCGGAAGAAGCATGGCTTGAGCAAGGTCATTGTTTCTACGTATCAGGCTGTTTCCGGTTCTGGCGCTGCGGCAGTTGAAGAGCTGTACAGCCAGACTAAGGCGATCATTAATAATGAAGAGCATGAGCCGAAGATCCTTCCGGTCAAAGGCGACAAAAAGCATTATCAGATTGCCTTTAATGCCATCCCTCAAATTGATATGTTCCAGGATAATGGATTTACATTTGAAGAAATGAAAATGATCAACGAAACAAAAAAAATCATGGATATGCCTGATCTTCAGGTGGCGGCTACCTGTGTCCGCCTGCCTGTAGCAACCGGCCACTCGGAGTCAGTATACTTTGAGCTGGAAGCCGGAGGTGTGGATGCACAGGAAATCAAAGACATCCTTAAGGATGCCCCTGGTGTTGTGCTTCAGGATGATCCTGAAAACCAAATCTACCCGATGCCTGCAGATTGTGTAGGCAAAAACGATATCTTTGTCGGCCGGATCCGCAAGGACCTTGACAATGACAAAGGCTTCCACATGTGGGTAGTCTCTGATAACCTGTTGAAAGGCGCTGCCTGGAATTCTGTGCAGATCGCTGAAAGCTTAATCAAACTGGAATTGGTGAAATAA
- the dapG gene encoding aspartate kinase, with protein sequence MKIIVQKFGGTSVRDDSSRAHAKRHIKKALSEGYKVVAVVSAMGRQGDPYATDTLLSLIGGSGSKISKRENDLLLSCGETISSIVFTNMLKEEGIEASALTGAQAGFRTNSDFTNAKIIEMKCDRLLRELEESDVVVVAGFQGAAKNGDITTIGRGGSDTSAAALGAALQAEWIDIFTDVEGIMTADPRIAENARALSVVTYTEVCNLAYQGAKVIHPRAVEIAMQAKVPIRIRSTYSDGLGTLVTSINKNSRGSDIKERPVTGIAHLSNVTQIKVFAKKDQYNLQAEVFKAMANEQISVDFINISPNGVVYTVSEDMADKAVKTLEQLGHEPVLERHCAKVSVVGAGMAGVPGVTSKIVTALSEESIRILQSADSHTTIWVLVKQKDLVKAVNALHDAFQLEHESLEFEQTDI encoded by the coding sequence ATGAAGATAATCGTCCAGAAGTTCGGAGGCACATCCGTACGGGATGACAGCAGCCGGGCGCACGCAAAAAGGCATATTAAAAAAGCTTTGTCGGAAGGCTATAAAGTAGTGGCTGTTGTTTCCGCAATGGGGCGGCAGGGAGATCCATACGCAACTGATACCCTCTTATCGCTGATCGGCGGGAGCGGCAGCAAAATCAGCAAGCGGGAAAATGATCTTCTTTTATCATGCGGCGAAACCATTTCGAGCATTGTGTTCACCAATATGCTGAAGGAAGAAGGCATCGAGGCATCCGCATTGACGGGTGCACAGGCCGGCTTCAGGACCAACAGCGATTTCACGAACGCGAAGATCATTGAAATGAAATGCGACAGATTGCTCAGGGAGCTTGAGGAATCCGATGTCGTCGTAGTGGCAGGCTTCCAGGGAGCAGCCAAGAATGGCGATATCACGACCATCGGCAGAGGCGGGAGCGATACATCAGCCGCTGCTCTCGGGGCTGCGCTTCAGGCAGAGTGGATTGATATCTTTACAGATGTAGAAGGCATCATGACGGCCGACCCGCGCATCGCCGAGAATGCAAGGGCGCTTTCAGTGGTCACCTATACAGAGGTCTGCAATCTTGCCTATCAGGGAGCCAAGGTCATCCATCCCCGTGCGGTGGAGATCGCCATGCAGGCCAAGGTGCCGATCAGAATCAGGTCCACTTATTCCGACGGACTTGGAACACTGGTCACAAGCATCAATAAAAACAGCCGCGGCAGCGATATTAAAGAGCGCCCTGTAACCGGCATCGCGCATTTGTCCAATGTGACGCAGATCAAGGTCTTTGCCAAAAAGGACCAGTACAACCTGCAGGCAGAGGTCTTCAAAGCAATGGCCAATGAACAGATCAGCGTCGATTTTATCAATATTTCGCCGAACGGCGTTGTATATACCGTTTCTGAGGATATGGCTGACAAAGCGGTCAAAACGCTTGAGCAGCTGGGCCATGAGCCGGTGCTTGAGCGGCATTGTGCCAAGGTTTCCGTTGTGGGAGCAGGAATGGCGGGAGTACCGGGTGTCACTTCAAAGATTGTCACGGCACTTTCAGAGGAAAGCATCAGAATCCTCCAGTCAGCGGACAGCCATACAACCATCTGGGTGCTGGTCAAGCAGAAGGATCTTGTCAAGGCAGTCAATGCCCTTCATGATGCCTTTCAGCTTGAGCATGAGTCCTTAGAATTCGAACAGACAGATATATAG
- the dapA gene encoding 4-hydroxy-tetrahydrodipicolinate synthase, translating to MVLFGRVSTAMVTPFDKKGHVDFTKTTQLINHLIENGTDSLVVAGTTGESPTLTKEEKLALFKHVVKVVDKRIPIIAGTGSNDTYASVEMTKKAEQIGVDAVMVVAPYYNKPNQEGLYQHFKTVAESTSLPVMVYNIPGRSVVNIAPETVIRLSQIPNIKAVKEASGDLNSMTAIIAGTDEDFLLYSGDDGLTLPAMAIGAAGVVSVASHVIGIEMQSMISSFLEGNVGEAAAKHQKLLPLMEGLFAAPSPVPVKTALQLKGIDTGSVRLPLVPLTEQERAALLSLFQN from the coding sequence ATGGTTCTATTTGGAAGAGTTTCTACAGCAATGGTGACGCCTTTTGATAAAAAAGGCCATGTGGATTTTACAAAAACAACGCAGCTTATCAACCATTTAATCGAGAACGGAACAGATTCCCTCGTGGTTGCCGGCACAACAGGGGAATCGCCGACACTGACAAAAGAAGAAAAGCTGGCTTTGTTCAAGCATGTCGTCAAAGTGGTCGACAAAAGAATCCCTATCATTGCAGGAACAGGCAGCAATGATACGTATGCTTCTGTTGAGATGACAAAGAAAGCGGAGCAGATCGGTGTGGATGCCGTTATGGTCGTTGCTCCGTATTATAATAAACCAAACCAGGAAGGATTGTACCAGCACTTCAAAACGGTTGCTGAAAGCACATCCCTGCCTGTCATGGTTTACAATATCCCGGGAAGGTCTGTAGTCAATATCGCGCCGGAAACAGTGATCAGATTATCACAGATCCCTAACATCAAGGCTGTCAAAGAAGCGAGCGGCGATTTGAACAGCATGACAGCGATCATTGCCGGCACTGATGAAGACTTCCTTCTTTATTCTGGAGACGATGGATTGACGCTTCCAGCGATGGCGATAGGCGCAGCAGGAGTGGTTTCTGTAGCTTCTCATGTGATCGGGATTGAAATGCAGAGCATGATCTCTTCTTTCCTTGAGGGAAATGTCGGAGAAGCTGCTGCCAAGCATCAGAAGCTCCTTCCGCTCATGGAAGGCCTCTTTGCCGCACCAAGTCCGGTCCCAGTCAAGACTGCGCTTCAGCTGAAGGGCATCGACACAGGTTCAGTAAGGCTGCCGCTTGTTCCTCTGACAGAACAGGAAAGAGCCGCACTGCTCAGCTTGTTCCAAAACTAA
- a CDS encoding ribonuclease J, with the protein MNNRKNESIRLIALGGVGEIGKNMYLAEVDEDLYVIDAGLMFPENEMLGIDIVIPDVSYLVQNKDRIRGIFLTHGHEDHIGALSYVLKKVSVPVYGTKLTLALAKAKMKEQDYRGKAELIEINSDSVLEFEHSSVSFFRTNHSIPDSVGICIHTSEGSIVYTGDFKFDQAAPELYKAEIGKMAGIGDNGVLCLLSDSTDAERPGYSTSEAVVQKAMAHAFYSAKGRVIAACFASDLIQIQHIFDAAEESGRKVAVAGKSIQKVYDLAVQLGYLAVKDDILIPLSELGSFRDHEVVILTAGSQGEPIEALQKMAKRTHRQVTIQEGDTVYLAAAPIRGGEVFIYKTMDMLYRAGATVITGKNSATASSHGSQEELKFMINLMKPKHFIPVHGEYKTLKSHGKLAAECGISQDSILIPEKGDVFEIKDGRIKQSGRVPAGNVLIDGIGVGDVGNIVLRDRRLLSQDGILIVVVTLNRHDKQIAAGPEIISRGFVYVRESEKLLVQAADMVKEIVHRGSQKESFDWAAVKQDMRDELNQFFYEKTKRRPMILPIIMEVKQ; encoded by the coding sequence GTGAATAATAGAAAAAATGAAAGCATCAGGCTGATCGCCCTCGGCGGCGTCGGGGAAATCGGCAAAAATATGTACCTTGCAGAAGTGGATGAAGATCTGTATGTCATCGACGCAGGGCTAATGTTTCCGGAGAACGAAATGCTTGGGATTGATATTGTGATTCCCGATGTTTCCTATCTGGTACAGAATAAAGACAGAATCCGGGGCATTTTCCTGACACATGGACATGAGGACCACATTGGGGCTCTTTCTTATGTGCTTAAAAAGGTATCTGTCCCTGTCTATGGCACAAAGCTGACCCTTGCTTTGGCCAAGGCGAAGATGAAGGAGCAGGACTACAGGGGCAAAGCAGAACTGATTGAAATCAATTCCGATTCAGTGCTTGAATTTGAACATTCGAGTGTATCTTTTTTCCGGACCAATCACAGCATCCCTGATTCAGTCGGAATATGCATCCATACTTCAGAGGGAAGCATCGTCTACACCGGCGACTTTAAGTTTGACCAGGCTGCTCCTGAATTGTACAAAGCGGAGATTGGAAAAATGGCCGGAATCGGCGACAATGGGGTATTATGCCTTCTGTCAGACAGTACAGATGCAGAAAGGCCCGGATACTCAACATCCGAGGCAGTCGTGCAAAAAGCGATGGCACATGCATTCTACAGCGCAAAAGGAAGGGTCATCGCAGCCTGCTTTGCTTCTGATTTAATTCAGATCCAGCATATATTCGATGCGGCAGAGGAAAGCGGCAGGAAAGTTGCCGTGGCAGGGAAGAGCATCCAAAAGGTATATGACCTGGCAGTCCAGCTCGGTTATTTGGCTGTCAAAGATGATATCCTCATACCTTTATCAGAGCTTGGCAGCTTCAGGGACCATGAAGTGGTCATCCTGACGGCCGGCTCCCAGGGCGAGCCGATCGAGGCGCTGCAGAAAATGGCGAAAAGGACCCACAGGCAGGTAACGATCCAGGAAGGTGACACCGTCTACCTCGCTGCTGCCCCGATCAGAGGGGGAGAAGTGTTCATCTATAAGACGATGGATATGCTTTACAGGGCCGGAGCGACCGTGATCACCGGAAAGAACAGTGCCACTGCATCAAGCCATGGAAGCCAGGAAGAATTGAAATTCATGATCAATCTGATGAAGCCGAAACATTTCATCCCTGTGCATGGAGAATATAAAACCTTGAAATCGCATGGAAAGCTAGCAGCAGAATGCGGAATCAGCCAGGACTCGATCCTCATTCCTGAAAAAGGGGATGTCTTTGAAATCAAGGATGGCAGAATCAAGCAAAGCGGCCGGGTGCCGGCTGGAAATGTACTCATTGACGGGATCGGCGTTGGTGATGTCGGGAATATCGTCCTGAGGGACAGAAGGCTGCTTTCACAGGACGGGATCTTGATTGTTGTCGTGACGCTGAACCGCCATGATAAGCAGATAGCGGCAGGGCCTGAAATCATTTCACGCGGTTTTGTATATGTGCGGGAATCTGAAAAGCTGCTGGTTCAGGCAGCCGATATGGTCAAGGAAATCGTCCATCGCGGCTCCCAGAAAGAAAGTTTTGACTGGGCTGCTGTCAAACAGGATATGCGCGATGAGCTCAATCAATTCTTCTACGAAAAAACA